A region from the Riemerella anatipestifer genome encodes:
- a CDS encoding glycosyltransferase family 2 protein → MISICIPIYNTEVTTLVTALKSEIKENYLNAEIVLIDDASDERYRELNKPLETVVDTMVWLPKNMGRARIRNLFLKYAKGKYLLFLDGDGKVVSNQFIRNYQKFIAEKKDAKVVYGGRCIQKEEPSVERYLRWKFANERENLPLFQREKNRYLSFQTNNFLIEIDTFSQCLFDEQLTGYGYEDLVFAKDLKDKGVDVFHIDNPILNIDLETNDVYLKKVEDSINNLCLLLKKSPKKVEDIKLIKAYHVVKKLKLNSILSRLFSSLGKEFLREKLLNGKASLRYLDVYKLGLLLEKINPSV, encoded by the coding sequence ATGATATCTATCTGTATCCCTATCTACAATACCGAAGTTACCACGTTAGTAACCGCTTTGAAATCCGAAATAAAAGAGAACTATCTAAATGCAGAAATCGTTTTAATAGACGATGCTTCTGATGAGCGTTACAGAGAGCTAAATAAACCTCTGGAAACTGTTGTGGATACAATGGTTTGGCTTCCTAAAAATATGGGAAGAGCTAGAATAAGAAATTTGTTTTTGAAGTATGCTAAAGGGAAGTATTTGTTATTTTTAGATGGCGATGGCAAGGTCGTATCTAATCAATTCATTCGGAATTATCAAAAATTCATTGCTGAAAAAAAAGATGCAAAAGTAGTCTATGGAGGAAGGTGTATTCAAAAAGAAGAACCTTCAGTAGAGAGATATTTGAGGTGGAAATTCGCTAATGAAAGGGAGAACTTGCCTTTATTTCAACGAGAAAAAAATAGATATTTGTCTTTTCAGACCAATAATTTCCTTATAGAAATAGATACTTTTTCACAATGTTTGTTTGATGAACAACTTACAGGCTATGGCTATGAAGATTTAGTTTTTGCGAAAGATTTAAAGGATAAAGGCGTAGATGTTTTCCATATAGATAATCCTATCTTAAATATTGATTTAGAAACTAATGATGTTTATCTAAAAAAAGTGGAAGACTCTATAAACAACCTTTGTCTTTTGTTGAAAAAATCTCCTAAAAAAGTAGAAGATATTAAACTTATCAAAGCGTATCATGTGGTAAAGAAACTAAAATTAAACTCCATTTTATCAAGACTTTTTTCATCTCTTGGAAAAGAGTTTCTCCGAGAAAAATTGCTTAACGGAAAGGCTAGTCTCAGGTACTTAGATGTGTATAAATTGGGATTATTATTAGAAAAAATAAATCCCTCCGTTTAA
- a CDS encoding SufE family protein: MTIKEKQQELIEELAFLDDWEQKYEYIIDLGKELKGLSEDKKQEENLIKGCQSKVWLDASFRDGKVSFEADSDGILPKGIIAMLLSVYNEHSPQEILDSDFEFISEIGLQEFLSPSRANGLASMIKQIKFYALAFQAKV; the protein is encoded by the coding sequence ATGACTATAAAGGAAAAACAACAAGAATTGATAGAAGAGTTAGCTTTCTTAGATGATTGGGAGCAAAAATACGAGTATATTATAGATTTAGGCAAAGAGCTTAAAGGGCTTTCCGAAGATAAAAAGCAGGAAGAAAATTTGATAAAAGGTTGTCAGTCCAAAGTATGGTTAGATGCGTCTTTCAGAGATGGAAAGGTATCTTTTGAGGCGGACTCAGATGGTATTTTGCCTAAAGGGATTATAGCAATGTTACTTTCTGTGTATAATGAACACTCTCCTCAAGAAATTCTAGATTCCGATTTTGAATTTATTTCAGAGATAGGACTTCAGGAGTTTCTGTCTCCTTCTCGTGCCAATGGTCTAGCCTCAATGATAAAACAAATTAAATTCTATGCTTTGGCATTCCAAGCCAAGGTCTAA
- the surE gene encoding 5'/3'-nucleotidase SurE has translation MKKPLILVTNDDGITAPGIRNLVSFMNEIGDVVVVAPNSPQSGKGHAITINSTLTYEEISMEGPQKDYALSGTPVDCVKFALDKILTRKPDIVVSGINHGANSSINVIYSGTMSAAVEAGVEGLPAIGFSLLDFSWEADFSQAKEFIQTIVRKSLENPMPKGMVLNVNIPNLKKEDIKGIKVCKQAHAKWEESFDERVNPHGKKYYWLTGYFNNMDTNKDADENALAEGYISVVPVKFDLTAYEHLEHLKEILNS, from the coding sequence ATGAAAAAGCCTCTTATATTGGTTACCAATGACGATGGAATTACCGCTCCTGGCATACGCAACCTCGTTTCGTTTATGAACGAAATTGGAGATGTAGTTGTGGTAGCACCTAACTCTCCTCAATCTGGAAAAGGACACGCCATCACCATCAACTCTACCCTTACCTACGAAGAAATTTCCATGGAAGGACCACAGAAAGACTATGCTCTTAGCGGTACTCCTGTGGACTGCGTAAAATTCGCATTGGATAAGATCCTTACCCGCAAACCTGATATTGTAGTTTCGGGCATCAATCACGGAGCTAATTCTTCCATCAATGTAATATATTCAGGGACTATGTCTGCTGCTGTAGAGGCTGGTGTGGAGGGACTTCCTGCTATTGGGTTTTCACTTTTAGATTTCAGTTGGGAAGCAGATTTTTCTCAAGCCAAAGAATTTATCCAAACCATCGTTAGAAAATCCTTAGAAAACCCTATGCCTAAAGGTATGGTGCTGAATGTAAACATACCCAATCTGAAAAAGGAGGATATAAAAGGTATTAAAGTTTGTAAACAAGCCCACGCAAAATGGGAAGAAAGTTTTGATGAAAGAGTAAACCCTCACGGTAAAAAATATTATTGGCTTACTGGTTATTTTAATAATATGGATACCAACAAGGATGCCGATGAAAACGCTCTAGCCGAAGGTTATATTTCTGTAGTTCCTGTGAAATTTGACCTTACCGCTTACGAACATTTGGAACATCTGAAAGAAATACTAAATTCCTAA
- a CDS encoding mechanosensitive ion channel family protein: MRENVNQITDDVNLTLKQILEYEIFSLGKYSLSVYEIAAAVIVILIGILIVKVTRKVIYRSDRLDLGKKFAFSQILQYAIFIITFFIAMKALGINISPLLVGSGAILVGIGLGLQNLFLDFISGVIILVDRTIKVGDVIDIDGIVGRVDQIHMRTTSIITRDNKSMIFPNSVLTKEKLINFSHTDEMVRFDIEVGVHYDTDIDLATRILMEAAMENDFVFKNELYQPVVRLENFGDSSLDLKLFYFSKELFRAPQTKNEIRRLILAKFRENGIVIPYPIRTVEFP; the protein is encoded by the coding sequence ATGAGAGAAAATGTCAATCAAATTACAGACGATGTAAATCTTACACTCAAACAAATTTTAGAATACGAGATTTTTTCTTTAGGAAAGTACAGTTTAAGCGTTTACGAAATTGCGGCAGCAGTTATCGTGATACTTATCGGGATTCTGATAGTTAAAGTTACCCGTAAGGTGATTTATAGGTCGGATAGGTTAGATTTGGGTAAGAAATTTGCGTTTTCGCAGATATTGCAGTATGCGATTTTTATCATTACATTTTTTATTGCGATGAAGGCTTTAGGCATCAATATTTCTCCTTTGCTGGTAGGTTCTGGGGCGATATTGGTGGGGATAGGTTTGGGGCTTCAGAATTTGTTTTTGGATTTTATTTCTGGGGTCATTATACTAGTGGACAGGACGATAAAGGTGGGAGATGTAATAGATATAGATGGTATTGTAGGGCGAGTGGACCAAATACATATGAGAACGACCTCCATTATTACAAGAGATAATAAGAGTATGATTTTTCCTAACTCGGTGCTTACCAAAGAAAAGCTAATTAATTTTTCGCACACAGATGAGATGGTTCGTTTTGATATAGAGGTGGGGGTGCATTACGATACGGATATAGACCTTGCAACCCGTATTCTTATGGAAGCAGCTATGGAAAACGATTTTGTTTTCAAAAATGAGTTATATCAACCCGTAGTTCGGTTAGAAAACTTTGGGGACAGCTCATTGGATTTAAAATTATTCTACTTTTCTAAAGAGTTGTTCAGAGCTCCACAAACCAAAAACGAAATCAGAAGGCTTATTTTAGCCAAGTTTAGAGAGAACGGTATTGTCATTCCTTATCCTATTAGGACAGTGGAGTTTCCTTAA
- a CDS encoding glycosyltransferase family 9 protein yields MTILAYRFSAFGDVAMIVPVLREFLEQNPQVEVIMVSRKNFADLFNGIERLKFHGANLEEYKGFWGLKKLHRELLSIYKIDVVADLHDVIRSKILNRFFRLKGTPVFKIDKGKEQKKKLTDVWNLDKRQLKLTTERYADVFRAIGFEVKLSHQYQVQVVDKRGVGFAPFAQHQGKMLPLEKSFELAKMIAKQKPLFLFGGGAKEVEILSQWEKEIPNTKSVAGQLSLKEELEKIAGLEVMISMDSANMHLASLVGTRCISVWAATHPFAGFLGYGQKEEDVVQVKDLTCRPCSIFGDKACYRGDWACLEEIDVQKIIDKI; encoded by the coding sequence ATGACGATACTAGCTTACCGTTTTTCTGCCTTTGGAGATGTGGCGATGATAGTGCCTGTGCTTAGAGAATTTTTAGAGCAAAATCCTCAGGTAGAGGTAATTATGGTCTCTCGTAAAAACTTCGCTGATTTATTTAACGGAATAGAGAGGCTTAAATTTCACGGAGCAAATTTAGAAGAATATAAAGGTTTTTGGGGGTTAAAGAAGCTTCACAGAGAGCTGTTGAGTATTTACAAAATAGATGTAGTTGCTGATTTGCACGATGTTATTAGGTCTAAAATCTTGAACCGATTTTTTAGACTAAAAGGAACTCCTGTATTCAAGATAGATAAAGGTAAGGAGCAAAAGAAAAAACTTACAGATGTTTGGAATTTAGATAAACGACAACTCAAATTAACCACAGAACGCTATGCAGATGTTTTTAGAGCTATAGGATTTGAGGTTAAATTATCTCATCAGTATCAAGTTCAAGTGGTTGATAAAAGAGGTGTTGGTTTTGCACCGTTTGCACAGCATCAAGGGAAAATGCTTCCGTTAGAAAAATCTTTTGAGCTAGCAAAGATGATAGCAAAACAAAAGCCACTTTTCTTATTCGGAGGAGGAGCAAAGGAAGTGGAAATTTTGAGCCAATGGGAAAAAGAAATCCCAAATACAAAAAGCGTTGCAGGACAACTTTCATTAAAGGAAGAATTAGAGAAAATTGCAGGGTTAGAAGTGATGATTTCCATGGATTCTGCTAATATGCACTTAGCAAGTTTGGTGGGGACTCGTTGCATTTCGGTGTGGGCGGCTACACATCCTTTTGCAGGCTTTTTAGGGTATGGTCAAAAGGAAGAAGATGTTGTTCAAGTGAAAGACCTTACTTGTCGACCTTGTTCGATTTTTGGAGATAAAGCCTGTTATAGAGGCGATTGGGCTTGTTTGGAAGAAATAGATGTACAAAAAATTATAGATAAAATTTAA
- a CDS encoding carboxy terminal-processing peptidase produces the protein MFKKIKINTLLLFVPLTTLIFCFNSPKNDDEKMQTIMMSVRNTLSYLHYSPKPINDAYSQDVYNKYFEKIDPFKRYFLKSDMQEFEKHKTKLDDYLNQGDLTFYKLTTDRLYQRMEELDGITQEIFSKPIDLNEDEVLVLEPKDKESPVDKADLTKEWKRYIKYNILQEMEVMSNREERRKKLKDSLIANKLKDTVTLKILSPEEKKIKATEEIKDLMSNMFKRFQKRKKMDWFSVYMNAYTEVFDPHTNYYSPKDKEDFDMQFKGSFIGIGAVIQEKKGGIFLGALTVGAPAWKSKQLTEGDKLIKVKPSPKEEAISVNGMLVDEVVRYIRGKKDTPVTLTVIKKDGTIKDVTLIRDEVQIEDTFARSLVINTAKGEKIGYIYLPSFNADFGDAKGRNASDDVKAEITKLKKEGVARLILDLRNNGGGSLSEVVDMMGLFMNNGPVVQIKDGNGKTEVYKNKTNAPVWDGPLLIMQNELSASASEILAGAMKAYGRAVIFGSPSSYGKGTVQTFVDLNRFLNTSDDFGALKLTIQKFYGIDGASNQRKGITSDISLKDFFSYAEIGERYQDYALAWDKIGTTDFKPLNQLNIAALVKRSQERMANNSTYQLLQESAQWKESLDKEKSITINQSKFSDLMKKRKQEIERFKALDKYNNGLKFTLHKEELMRGKKDTAFAHKSNAWLKGLKKDLFLQEGVNVVLDIK, from the coding sequence ATGTTTAAAAAAATAAAAATTAATACACTATTATTATTTGTTCCACTTACCACTTTAATATTTTGCTTTAACTCACCTAAGAATGATGATGAGAAAATGCAGACTATTATGATGAGTGTTCGTAATACACTGTCTTACCTACATTATAGCCCAAAGCCTATCAATGATGCGTATTCGCAAGATGTTTACAATAAATATTTTGAAAAGATAGACCCATTTAAGCGTTACTTCCTGAAGTCTGATATGCAGGAGTTTGAAAAACATAAAACCAAATTAGACGACTATCTTAACCAAGGAGATTTAACTTTTTATAAACTTACTACCGACCGTCTTTACCAGCGTATGGAGGAGCTAGATGGCATTACTCAAGAAATTTTTAGTAAGCCTATTGATTTGAACGAAGATGAGGTATTGGTTTTAGAACCAAAAGATAAAGAGTCTCCAGTTGATAAGGCAGATTTAACCAAGGAGTGGAAGAGGTATATTAAATACAATATTCTACAAGAAATGGAAGTGATGAGCAATAGAGAGGAGCGAAGAAAAAAACTCAAAGACTCTCTTATTGCTAATAAACTGAAGGATACTGTAACACTAAAAATTCTTTCTCCAGAAGAGAAAAAAATAAAAGCGACTGAGGAGATTAAAGACTTGATGTCTAATATGTTCAAGAGATTCCAAAAGAGAAAAAAAATGGATTGGTTCTCTGTTTATATGAATGCTTACACAGAAGTTTTTGACCCGCATACTAACTACTATTCTCCTAAGGATAAAGAAGATTTTGATATGCAGTTTAAAGGTTCATTTATAGGGATAGGGGCGGTGATACAAGAGAAAAAAGGAGGTATATTCCTTGGTGCTCTTACCGTAGGAGCTCCTGCTTGGAAGTCTAAACAACTCACCGAAGGCGATAAACTCATTAAAGTAAAACCTTCTCCTAAAGAGGAAGCTATTAGTGTCAATGGTATGTTGGTGGACGAGGTAGTAAGATACATAAGAGGTAAAAAAGACACACCTGTTACGCTTACTGTAATAAAGAAAGACGGAACGATAAAAGATGTTACCCTTATTAGAGATGAGGTACAGATAGAGGACACATTTGCTAGAAGTTTAGTTATCAATACAGCTAAAGGCGAGAAAATAGGTTATATTTATTTACCGAGCTTTAATGCCGATTTTGGAGATGCTAAGGGCAGAAATGCATCTGATGATGTAAAAGCCGAAATAACAAAACTCAAGAAAGAAGGGGTGGCTCGTCTTATTTTGGATTTGAGAAATAATGGAGGAGGCTCACTTTCTGAAGTGGTAGATATGATGGGATTGTTTATGAACAATGGTCCTGTAGTACAAATAAAAGATGGAAATGGTAAGACGGAAGTCTATAAAAATAAAACAAACGCTCCTGTATGGGACGGACCTTTGTTAATTATGCAAAACGAGTTGTCGGCTTCGGCATCTGAAATTTTGGCAGGAGCAATGAAGGCTTACGGTAGAGCAGTTATCTTTGGCTCGCCTAGTTCTTACGGAAAGGGAACGGTGCAAACTTTTGTAGATTTGAATAGATTTTTAAACACTTCTGACGATTTTGGAGCATTGAAACTTACCATACAGAAGTTTTATGGTATAGACGGAGCATCTAATCAGCGTAAGGGGATTACTTCGGATATTAGCCTTAAAGACTTCTTCTCTTATGCCGAAATAGGGGAGCGTTATCAGGACTATGCTTTGGCGTGGGATAAAATTGGGACTACAGATTTTAAACCACTTAACCAGCTTAATATCGCGGCTTTAGTTAAACGAAGCCAAGAGAGAATGGCTAATAACAGCACCTATCAGTTGTTACAAGAGTCTGCTCAATGGAAAGAAAGTTTGGATAAAGAGAAATCTATTACCATCAATCAATCTAAGTTTAGTGATTTGATGAAGAAAAGAAAGCAGGAAATCGAGCGTTTTAAAGCATTGGATAAGTATAATAATGGACTGAAATTTACCCTCCATAAAGAAGAACTAATGAGAGGGAAAAAAGATACCGCTTTTGCTCATAAGAGTAATGCGTGGCTCAAAGGTTTAAAGAAAGACCTCTTTTTGCAAGAGGGAGTTAATGTCGTTTTGGATATAAAATAA